The Methanocorpusculum vombati genome segment CCAGAGCTTCTTTGAGTCCTTCGAGGTTTAACGGGTGTCCCCATTCGGATTCAATCATCACGGACTCACCGTAGATTGCGGCAATCTGGCCGAGCCGCTCACCGAACTTTCCGTTGACCAGGGATGCAACCTTCTTGCCTTTGGCAAAGGATCCGATTGCGGCTTCCTGTCCTGCGGTTCCCGACCCGGAGAGTACAAGCATATCGTTTTTGGTGCCGAACACCGGTTTTAAGACGCGGACAATATCTGCGTAGCAGTCACCGAACTCACGGCTCCGGTGGTTGATTGCCTGTTTTGTCATCGCGTTTCTGACGGACTCCGGCATCGGAACCGGTCCCGGCATCATGAGAAGTGTTTCGTTATACATGGTATCAGGGCTGTTTGTACATATATGTGAAGAGACAATACTTATATGCATGGCAGATGTTGCAGTTATTGCCGGATCGGCATCAGATAAGGCTATTATCGATAAGGTTGTGAATACGCTCGCGCAGTATGCCCTTTCATACGATATGCAGATTCTCTCCGCCCACCGCGATGCGGAGAAGCTGGACGCCTATGTGAAGAAGAGTGATGCGAAGGTGTTCATCTGTATTGCAGGAATGTCTGCGGCGCTTCCGGGTGTGGTTGCGGCGAGAACCACAAAGCCCGTGATTGGCGTGCCGGTGTCGGGCAAACTTGCGGGCGGTCTTGATGCGCTGCTCTCTATTGCCCAGATGCCGAAGGGAGTTCCGGTTGCATGTATGGCACTGGACGGCGGCGAAAATGCTGCGCATATGGCTCACCGGATTTTGTCTCTCCTCCCCTGACTGACAACACACATCACTTTTTTCTGGAATACTTTTGTTGCAGCAGATCAAATACTGAATATACTCATGCCCTCCCCTGACATTCTTGAGCGTGACCGTTCCGGCGTTCCCGTCTCCGTTTACGAACCCGGTTATGACACCATCTCCCGGCTCATCCGTGAAGCCCAGCGTATCACCGCCGAACTCAACACCGGATACCACGAAGAAGAGGAGGTGCGATCCCTCTTCTCCCAGCTGACGGGGGCCGGGGTTGATGAAACCTTCGGCCTTCTGCCGCCGTTTCATACCGACTTCGGAAAAAATATCCGGGTGGGCAGACGGGTGTTCATCAACTTTGACTGCGTCTTCATGGACCGTGGGGGAATCACCCTCGGTGATGATGTTCTGATAGGCCCGCGGGTGAATCTGATCACCATTAACCATCTGATTGATCCAAACAACCGGCGAACCACCGTCTGCAAACCGATCACAATCGAGGACAATGTGTGGATTGGGGCAGGAGTCACCGTTCTGCCCGGCATCACTATCGGAAAAAATGCCATCATCGGGGCTGCATCTGTCGTAACAAAAGACGTCCCGCCGAACACCATCGCGGTCGGTACACCGGCAAAAGTTGTACGGACAATCGAATAACCCAGGACTATTTTCCCGAATACCTGTCCGTATCATCCGGACAGAGATAAAAAAAGAAAATCTGCCGGTCGGCAGATTATCTCATCTTATGCAGTGGTCTCTGTTGCAACAGGCGCGGTGGTGTTCACCGGCGTGGTGTTTGCGACAACCGTCCCGTTTGCCGTCGGCTCAACGGTCGGCTCTGCTGCATCCTCGACGATGTACTGTGCAATCAGCTCTTTCCACTTCTCGGATGCCATCAGGTCCTTCAGGCCTGCGTTCATCAGTTCACGGAGGTCGTTGTCGTCCTTGCGCACAGCAACCGCGTAGTACTCGCCGGTCTCAATAGCATCGAGCATCGTGAACTGCGGCTTGCCCTGGATGTAGCTCTCGATGTTTACGTCATCGAAGATAACTGCGTCAACAAGTCCCTGCTCAAGAGCAACCATCGACATCGGGAAGGAATCGAACAGCTTGATCTTGCCGTCCTTTACCAGCTGGTTGTACTTCTCCTCACCGAAGAGTCCGCCCTCGTCTTTTGCCTTCTGCATCCACTGGTCTGCAGAACAGCTGCGCTGCACACCGATAACCACAGTGGCATTGGTGAACTGATCCATCGTTACATTAGAACCGGTCTTCACGGCAATACCCTGATTGACCTGCCAGTACGGAATGGTGAAGTTTACCTTCTCTAACCGATCGGGCGTAATGGACATACCGGAGTACACCATGTCAATCTTTCCGGTCTGCAGCGCCGGAATGATTCCGTCCCATGCAACACCCTGAATCTTGACATTGAATCCCTTCTGTTCTGCGATCCACTTCACGGAGTCAACATCAAAACCAACGAACTCGCTGTTGTCACCAAGGTACGAAAACGGCGGATATTCTGCATCAATACCAACAACATAGGTTTTTTTGCCGTCTTCGGCGGGAGTGTTCACACACCCTGCCATCAGGATGGCAAAAACAAGGCAAAGCCCTGCTGCCCCATACAACACTTTTTTATCCATCCTATAGTGATGGGAGTTAATCAATATAAATTACTTGCCGCGGGAAAAAAGAATTATTTCATATAGAACCAGCAGTGGCAGTGGCCGTCCGTTTCTATATCCTTTTCCGCTTCCCGGCAGGGACAGATATAGAGCTTGTCAACGTCGGGGTTGCCGCTTGGAAGTCTGCACGGACAGTACCGCTTTCCCCGCATCAGCTTGTTGCGGGCAAGTCCCTCAATGACCGAGTCGGCGATGGGCGTGTTCGGGTTCAGTATCCAGCCTTTCAGTTTTGCAAATTTCTCCGAGTCCGCACGGATCTTCGGGACAAGTGCGGCGATCTCTTCCGGGGATGGAGGGGTGGTCATGGAATGTAGTATTTCTCTGGGAGAATATCTGTTTTTGGTTTGGGAACGTTATGTTCTGCTGCCTGCAATCCTGTCCAGATCCTTTTGGATCAGTTTTCGCACACCGGGCCGGAGATGATCAATAAAGAGCACGCCCTCATGATGATCCTTCTCATGCAGGAATGCCCGGGCGGCAATACCTTTCAGCTCGCACCGGATAACCTCCCCGCTCTCGTCCAGATACCGGACCGTAATTTTTCTCGGGCGCCGTACCGGACGCTGGATGCCGGGAATGCAGGGACTTCCCTCCATATCCTCAACCGGCGTACCTTCCGTGAGTACCTCCGGGTTTGCACCGCGGATCACAATTCCGCCTGCATTGATCACAAACAGCCGGAGCGATACACCGATCTGCGGCGCGGAAAGACCCACACAATGGTTTGCGGTCATTGTGTCCCACATGTCGGCCAGCACATCCCGCACTTCCTGTGTCATCTCCGGTACGGTCTCTGCCGGTGCTGCAAGAACCGGATCGCCGTACAGCCGTATCTCCCGAATCATGGTATAAACTGTGCCGTACAGACCCATACTTTTTTCGTATCGGGGGGCGGGCAAACTGTTTTAGGAAAGAATGCGAAATGAACTCACATGCAGATTGAGTACCTCTCCCCTGACCATGCTCTCCTGACCGGTCCCGGTGTTTTTGCCGATGCCTACTGCCTCGACCTCGGAGTTGCCCGCTTGATCTTTGCAAAATCCTCTGCCGGGTTTGTCGGCTGCGGATTTTTCGATCTTGCCGTCTTTGAAA includes the following:
- a CDS encoding 5-(carboxyamino)imidazole ribonucleotide mutase, producing MADVAVIAGSASDKAIIDKVVNTLAQYALSYDMQILSAHRDAEKLDAYVKKSDAKVFICIAGMSAALPGVVAARTTKPVIGVPVSGKLAGGLDALLSIAQMPKGVPVACMALDGGENAAHMAHRILSLLP
- a CDS encoding YunC family protein, producing MQIEYLSPDHALLTGPGVFADAYCLDLGVARLIFAKSSAGFVGCGFFDLAVFEKLSIPAAKVTGIFTIEDLLKSPVSAATPAAVLRGAKTGVTGEEAIRRLCISDR
- a CDS encoding sugar O-acetyltransferase, whose amino-acid sequence is MPSPDILERDRSGVPVSVYEPGYDTISRLIREAQRITAELNTGYHEEEEVRSLFSQLTGAGVDETFGLLPPFHTDFGKNIRVGRRVFINFDCVFMDRGGITLGDDVLIGPRVNLITINHLIDPNNRRTTVCKPITIEDNVWIGAGVTVLPGITIGKNAIIGAASVVTKDVPPNTIAVGTPAKVVRTIE
- a CDS encoding ferredoxin-thioredoxin reductase catalytic domain-containing protein, which produces MTTPPSPEEIAALVPKIRADSEKFAKLKGWILNPNTPIADSVIEGLARNKLMRGKRYCPCRLPSGNPDVDKLYICPCREAEKDIETDGHCHCWFYMK
- a CDS encoding peptide deformylase; translated protein: MIREIRLYGDPVLAAPAETVPEMTQEVRDVLADMWDTMTANHCVGLSAPQIGVSLRLFVINAGGIVIRGANPEVLTEGTPVEDMEGSPCIPGIQRPVRRPRKITVRYLDESGEVIRCELKGIAARAFLHEKDHHEGVLFIDHLRPGVRKLIQKDLDRIAGSRT
- a CDS encoding transporter substrate-binding domain-containing protein; its protein translation is MDKKVLYGAAGLCLVFAILMAGCVNTPAEDGKKTYVVGIDAEYPPFSYLGDNSEFVGFDVDSVKWIAEQKGFNVKIQGVAWDGIIPALQTGKIDMVYSGMSITPDRLEKVNFTIPYWQVNQGIAVKTGSNVTMDQFTNATVVIGVQRSCSADQWMQKAKDEGGLFGEEKYNQLVKDGKIKLFDSFPMSMVALEQGLVDAVIFDDVNIESYIQGKPQFTMLDAIETGEYYAVAVRKDDNDLRELMNAGLKDLMASEKWKELIAQYIVEDAAEPTVEPTANGTVVANTTPVNTTAPVATETTA